The region TTTTGTGATTTAACATGGACAGGTCAAATAATCAGTGACTGAAATAGAAAGGAGGCACAAAATATGGCTAAAACTCGAACATATATGGACAAGTATAAATTCACAGCTGCAGAAAACCAACGGTTTGCCCGAGCAAACTTTACCAAGTTAGTGCATACTAATGCTCGTTTTGAAGGCGTTAATACCACTTTGCCACAAACACAAACTATTATGGACGGTATGAGCGTAGCAGGAGTACCTGTTGAAGATGTTTTGACGATTGTTAATTTAAAGCGTGGGTGGCAATATATCACTGCTCAAAATTCCCCTTTAACGTTAACCATGGAAAAACAAATCAACAAGATTGTGGCAGCGGAAGACGCCTTAGTACCGGGAGAATTACGGCAAGGGAAAGGAGGAGTTGATTTAGGTAGTGAAGACTTTTTTGAACCACCTTTAATTAACGAAAAACAAGAACAATCCTTTTTACAAAAAATCTTGGCTGATCCACGAACGACGATTACTGATAAAGCATTGACTGTCATGTATCATAATATGCGCCAACAAATCTTTTGGGACGGGAACAAAAGGACGGCGACTTTAAGTGCTAATAAAATTATGATTGACGGTGGTGCAGGCCTAATCAATGTGCCGTTAGATAAGTGGGATCAATGGAACGAACTAATTGCCAATTATTATCGAACTAATGACATGGCTAAAATTAAACGGTGGACATATGACAATGGCATTCAAGGATTACAAATTAGAGCAAACTTAGCGCTTAAATCAGTTAAAGACAAAACTAGTAAAAGAATTCAAAAACAGTTAAAAGATTTTGTGGATCAGAACCCAGAAATCAAGCCTAAAAATGATCCAGAAAATAAAAACGATCGGCCTAGTTATTAGGTTGATCGTTTTTGAGTTTATTCGGTTTATGGGCATTAACGTAATCGGCAAATGTTTTTAAAAGTTCTTCGGTTTGTTCGACCGAGAGGTTATTAGCTTGAAAGTACTTTTCTAATAAAGCCCCTTTTTGAATTAGTCGGCGAGAACGGGCTTTGCGGGCTTGCCGATTTTCATAGTATTTAGATTGCCGTAATTTAAATTCATATTGATTAGACATGGAATTTCCCCATCTCGTATGGCTAATGATCTACGGACTTTACCTTTAAAAATTCAGAAAATTGCTTGGCTAAAAGCTTAATCTGATCGTTAGACAAATTAGCATAATCTAAATTGGTTTGACTGATGATTTGTTTACCTAGCCGTTGTTCAATCTTATTTTTTTCGTCCTTAATTTTTTGATTAAGGGCTTTTAATTTAGCTTCTTGTTTTTCTAAGTTACTTTGAGACATAACGATCCCTCCAATCATATTAGAAATAATCACAGACACTATATCATAAAGAGAATGTTAAGTCAAAGGATAAAAGTTGAAATAGCTAAGCGGAAGGCATACACTAAGTTAAAGTTAAGAGAATCAGAAGACCGAGTGAAACGAGGTCAATGCGCACTTACACATAGAATAAATTCTATGTTATTATAACCCATAAAAACCTGTATTAGAAGTCGCCGATGGCGACAACAAAGTCAAGCCCATAGAATCAAAGTAAAGAGGTGACTAACATGGCAATATTTCATATGAGTTTTAGTAATATTAGTGCTGGAAAAGGACGAAGTGCGATTGCCAGTTCCGCTTATCGAAGTGGTGAAAAATTATTTGATAATCAAGAAGGCCGCCACTATTTTTATGCCCGCTCGGTTATGCCAGAAATCTTTATTTTAACCCCCAAAAATACACCAGAATGGGCCAGTGATCGAGAAAAATTATGGAATGAAGTTGAAAAGAACGATCGTAAATCAAACTCACGGTATGCAAAAGAATTTAACGTGGCTTTACCGGTAGAATTAAGTGAATCCGAACAGAAAGAATTACTGACAAAATATGTGCAAGAAAATTTTGTCGATCAAGGTATGGTAGCTGACGTAGCAATTCATCGCGATCACCCAGACAATCCGCATGCACATGTGATGTTAACCAATCGCCCATTTAACCCCGATGGTAGTTGGGGATTAAAAGCAAAGACGCAGTACATTAAAGATGAAAATGGCAAGCAACTTTTAACCAAAAGCGGGTTTCCAAAACAAAGAAAAATTTGGTTGGTTGATTGGGATAAAAAGGAAAAAATTAATGAGTGGCGGCATAATTGGGCAACAAGTGTTAATCAGTCTTTAGCACAAAAAAATATTCCGGATCGGATTAGTGAAAAATCGTTTTTCGATCAAGGGATTCAAGAGACACCTACCCAACACGAAGGCATTAACAGCCAAAGAAAAAATCGAAAAGCATTTAATCAACAAGTTAGCGCACAAAGAAGCGCCCAAGCTAAATATCACAATCTTGACGAAAAGATAAGAAATCATGAACATTTTGACGCGTTAACTGACGAGCTATCGTTCTCTGAAAAACACACAATTAGTCATCTAAGTCAGCAATTGAAAACCTATGTCGATTTAGAACATTTAGATGATAAACAGCGCATGCTGTTTAATTGGAAAAACAGCTTATTAATCAAACATGCCATTGGTGAAGATGTAACCAAGCAACTGCTGACTATTGACCAGCAAACGACATCACTAGCACAAGCTAACCAGTTGTTAAATAAAGTGGTGGAACGAGCAACGAAAAAGCTTTATCCGGAACTTAATTTTGAACAGACAACCGCAGCTGAACGACGGGAACTGATTAAAGAAACTAATAGTGAACAAACGATTTTTAAGGGTAGCGAATTGGCAGAACGGTTAGCGGATATTCGAAGTGACTTATTAACCCAGCAATTATTGACGTTTACCAAGCGGCCATATACCAGCTGGCAGTTAGTTAATCAGCAGGCCCAAACAATTGAGAAGCAATTAACCACGGTACTAACCAAACATGGTCACCAGTTAGACGATTTGAAGCATACTGATCGGGGCATGCTAGCCGCTTATCAACCTAACGAACTCGAATTCATTTCGAAAGCGGTGAAAGATTTACGGGTCATGCGGGAAGTTAAAGCCGTGGTGCAAACCCAATACGACAGCATTCTAATGACTGCTTTTCCGGACAGTGACCTGGATAAGCTAGAGACGATTGACAAGGAGCAAATCTATACCGCTGTGGTTTACTATGACCCAGAATTAAAGCCATTAAGCGCCGATGATCTTAGTCAATTGCAACAGCAGCCACCGGTAGTCTTTACTAGTCAGCAACACCAAGCCGGTTTGAATTACCTGTTAGGTAAAATTGAATTAAAAGATATTCAGAACCACCGATTACAACGGGTCTTAAAACATGATGGCACCCGGCAACTGTTTATCGGCGAATGTGGCCAAGATCCTAAGTTGGATCACAAACAAATTGAAACTGTGCAAGCCCGTTTGAAACAACAGACAAC is a window of Lactiplantibacillus brownii DNA encoding:
- a CDS encoding Fic family protein, whose protein sequence is MAKTRTYMDKYKFTAAENQRFARANFTKLVHTNARFEGVNTTLPQTQTIMDGMSVAGVPVEDVLTIVNLKRGWQYITAQNSPLTLTMEKQINKIVAAEDALVPGELRQGKGGVDLGSEDFFEPPLINEKQEQSFLQKILADPRTTITDKALTVMYHNMRQQIFWDGNKRTATLSANKIMIDGGAGLINVPLDKWDQWNELIANYYRTNDMAKIKRWTYDNGIQGLQIRANLALKSVKDKTSKRIQKQLKDFVDQNPEIKPKNDPENKNDRPSY
- the mobQ gene encoding MobQ family relaxase, translated to MAIFHMSFSNISAGKGRSAIASSAYRSGEKLFDNQEGRHYFYARSVMPEIFILTPKNTPEWASDREKLWNEVEKNDRKSNSRYAKEFNVALPVELSESEQKELLTKYVQENFVDQGMVADVAIHRDHPDNPHAHVMLTNRPFNPDGSWGLKAKTQYIKDENGKQLLTKSGFPKQRKIWLVDWDKKEKINEWRHNWATSVNQSLAQKNIPDRISEKSFFDQGIQETPTQHEGINSQRKNRKAFNQQVSAQRSAQAKYHNLDEKIRNHEHFDALTDELSFSEKHTISHLSQQLKTYVDLEHLDDKQRMLFNWKNSLLIKHAIGEDVTKQLLTIDQQTTSLAQANQLLNKVVERATKKLYPELNFEQTTAAERRELIKETNSEQTIFKGSELAERLADIRSDLLTQQLLTFTKRPYTSWQLVNQQAQTIEKQLTTVLTKHGHQLDDLKHTDRGMLAAYQPNELEFISKAVKDLRVMREVKAVVQTQYDSILMTAFPDSDLDKLETIDKEQIYTAVVYYDPELKPLSADDLSQLQQQPPVVFTSQQHQAGLNYLLGKIELKDIQNHRLQRVLKHDGTRQLFIGECGQDPKLDHKQIETVQARLKQQTTRFDQYKQAQIKDYQAINYYPTSPKNYLTNILDEALITILYAKNTDYLRKQQLRGLKETEWEMTKKQRQHQTRNRHKDGGMHL